Proteins from a genomic interval of Calypte anna isolate BGI_N300 chromosome 6, bCalAnn1_v1.p, whole genome shotgun sequence:
- the PYROXD2 gene encoding pyridine nucleotide-disulfide oxidoreductase domain-containing protein 2 — protein MAARLQARLGMGCLSCWLWGWHLFPGLLGARLAHARAAKWLQQEYDAVVIGAGKCGLREAAYLQRAGVRTAVLEKRHVLGGAAVTEEIVPGFKFSRASYLLSLLRPQIYTELELQRHGLKVLSRDPYSFTPLLEDRNPPHSLLLGHDMAQTQRQIAQFFQKDAEAYPEDEVFMGGLVSALDPLLDTPPVDTAALGKGSLLQWLRALQALQPLLQAGLVLGRQLPHYYEVLTAPISKILDQWFESEPLKATLATDAVIGAMASPHSPGSG, from the exons aTGGCAGCCAGGCTCCAGGCAAGGCTGGGTATgggctgcctgtcctgctggctATGGGGCTGGCATCtgttcccagggctgctgggggcaCGGCTGGCCCATGCCAGGGCTGCAaagtggctgcagcaggagtATGACGCGGTGGTCATAGGGGCAGGTAAATGTGGGCTGAGGGAG GCTGCCTACCTTCAGCGGGCAGGGGTGCgcacagctgtgctggagaagCGCCACGTGCTGGGTGGTGCCGCTGTCACAGAGGAGATTGTCCCAG GCTTCAAGTTCTCCCGGGCATCCTATCTGCTCAGCCTGCTACGGCCACAGATCTACACTGAGCTAGAGCTGCAG CGGCACGGTCTGAAGGTGCTATCACGGGACCCCTACTCCTTCACCCCACTGCTGGAGGACAGGAACCCACCCCACTCTCTCCTGCTGGGGCATGACATGGCCCAGACCCAGCGGCAGATTGCTCAGTTCTTTCAAAAGGATGCCGAG GCTTACCCTGAGGACGAGGTATTCATGGGGGGCTTGGTGTCAGCCCTCGACCCGCTGCTGGATACTCCCCCAGTGGATACAgctgccctggggaaggggtCCCTGCTCCAGTGGCTCAGGGCCCTGCAAGCCCTACAgcccctgctgcaggcag GCCTTGTGCTGGGACGGCAACTACCCCACTATTACGAGGTGCTCACAGCTCCCATCTCCAAG ATCCTGGATCAGTGGTTTGAGTCAGAGCCCCTGAAGGCGACTCTGGCTACTGACGCAGTGATCGGAGCCATGGCCAGcccccacagccctggcagtgGGTGA